The following coding sequences lie in one Aureimonas sp. AU20 genomic window:
- a CDS encoding DUF2934 domain-containing protein: MIRDRAYAIWQSEGHPEGRALEHWLMAERQRLASDSAQPWYEANGMEGETAFMRRMLWTAQPFVAEHATFH; encoded by the coding sequence ATGATCCGCGATCGCGCCTATGCGATCTGGCAATCGGAAGGCCATCCCGAAGGCCGCGCCTTGGAGCATTGGCTGATGGCGGAGCGTCAGCGTCTCGCCTCCGATTCGGCCCAGCCCTGGTACGAGGCGAACGGCATGGAAGGCGAGACCGCCTTCATGCGCCGCATGCTCTGGACCGCGCAGCCCTTCGTGGCGGAACACGCTACTTTCCACTGA
- the derI gene encoding D-erythrulose-4-phosphate isomerase, with protein MKIVLGGDSAGVPLVKVLMEHLQKRTDLEVVDASAAPTGESERYATTTDRIASQVVDGTFDRGILVCGTGIGVCISANKVPGIRAALTHDTYSAERAALSNNAQIITMGARVIGPELAKAIVDSYLAQTFDPASSSGPNVDAIDAVEQKYKSA; from the coding sequence ATGAAGATCGTTCTGGGTGGCGACAGCGCCGGCGTTCCGCTCGTGAAGGTGCTGATGGAGCACCTGCAGAAGCGCACCGATCTGGAAGTCGTGGACGCCAGCGCGGCGCCGACCGGCGAGTCCGAGCGCTATGCCACGACCACGGATCGGATCGCGAGCCAGGTCGTCGACGGCACGTTCGATCGCGGCATTCTGGTCTGCGGCACGGGCATCGGCGTCTGCATCTCGGCCAACAAGGTGCCGGGCATCCGCGCCGCGCTGACGCACGACACCTACTCGGCCGAGCGGGCCGCGCTCTCCAACAACGCGCAGATCATCACGATGGGCGCGCGCGTGATCGGCCCCGAACTCGCCAAGGCGATCGTGGACTCCTATCTCGCGCAGACCTTCGACCCCGCCTCGTCGTCCGGCCCCAATGTCGATGCGATCGACGCGGTGGAGCAAAAGTACAAGAGCGCCTGA
- a CDS encoding spore photoproduct lyase family protein has product MALRPLIDPTRIYLEPAARAHPRGQAILARFPQAEQVEVESYARIPELFNDPSSVDGWLSIKRDVLVLGLKKSMTLRPNGRSADFIAPSSSNGCAMACSYCYVPRRKGYANPVTIFVNGEDVVAALRRHAGRLGPKPQPNSVDPVDWVYDLGENGDLSVDATLSDNVHLLVEAFRGMPNAKGSFATKHVNRDLLSYDPQGRTRIRFSLMPQAMARSVDIRTSPIAERIAAINDFVAAGYEVHVNFSPVIVHEQWEGEWKALFGELDAALSPAAKRQLKFEIIMLTHNAGLHEINLGWHPKGEDALWRPDLQEEKVSESGMVNLRYRHGWKGQWLARLRTWLNEAMPYCEVRYAF; this is encoded by the coding sequence TCTCGCGCGCTTTCCGCAGGCCGAGCAGGTGGAGGTCGAAAGTTATGCCCGCATCCCGGAGCTCTTCAACGACCCGTCGAGCGTCGACGGCTGGCTGAGCATCAAGCGGGACGTTCTCGTGCTCGGGCTGAAGAAGAGCATGACCTTGCGGCCGAACGGGCGCAGCGCCGACTTCATCGCGCCCTCCTCGTCCAATGGCTGCGCCATGGCCTGTTCCTATTGCTACGTTCCGCGCCGAAAGGGGTATGCCAACCCGGTGACGATCTTCGTGAACGGCGAGGATGTCGTGGCGGCGCTGCGCCGGCATGCGGGAAGGCTCGGCCCCAAGCCCCAGCCCAACAGCGTCGATCCCGTGGACTGGGTCTACGATCTCGGCGAGAACGGCGATCTTTCGGTGGACGCCACGCTGTCGGACAATGTGCACCTGCTCGTCGAGGCGTTTCGCGGGATGCCGAACGCAAAGGGCTCGTTCGCCACGAAGCACGTGAACCGCGATCTCCTGAGCTACGACCCGCAGGGACGAACGCGCATCCGCTTCTCGCTCATGCCCCAGGCCATGGCGCGCAGCGTCGACATCCGCACCTCACCGATCGCGGAGCGGATCGCGGCGATCAACGATTTCGTCGCCGCCGGCTACGAGGTGCATGTGAACTTCTCGCCCGTCATCGTGCACGAGCAATGGGAGGGCGAGTGGAAGGCGCTCTTCGGCGAACTCGACGCCGCGCTCTCGCCCGCTGCCAAGCGGCAGTTGAAATTCGAGATCATCATGCTGACTCACAATGCCGGCCTGCACGAGATCAATCTGGGCTGGCACCCCAAGGGCGAGGACGCGCTTTGGCGGCCCGACCTTCAGGAGGAGAAGGTCAGCGAAAGCGGCATGGTGAACCTGCGCTACCGCCATGGCTGGAAAGGCCAATGGCTGGCGCGCCTTCGTACATGGCTGAATGAAGCCATGCCCTATTGCGAGGTTCGCTACGCGTTCTGA
- a CDS encoding sugar-binding transcriptional regulator, which yields MTEIARRYYEGDATQADIAAEFGLSRMKVSRLLRQAREEGVVDVRIRVHRTVAADIEERLCARFGLKRALIAADRADAEAQRDDVALVVADYLDRELFTGATVAVGMGRNVAAVADTRGRPAVESAVFVCATGGAHRAGEPGNADHICRKLARRFGGTPETLYAPAYVPDAALRDALLRNQTVRRTLDVARSADFALIGIGDLGEESHMVRMGWFKRDEILAARAAGVVGDLMGYDFFDLEGRERNEILGGRVIGLRLEEMRAIPNVVAIASEPTKTVAILAALRTGIIGVLATSLVNAQSILALDEATRLATQKAP from the coding sequence ATGACCGAGATCGCGCGGCGCTACTACGAGGGCGACGCGACGCAGGCCGACATCGCGGCCGAGTTCGGCCTGTCGCGCATGAAGGTCAGCCGCCTCCTACGCCAGGCGCGGGAGGAGGGGGTGGTGGACGTGCGCATTCGCGTTCACCGCACCGTGGCGGCCGATATCGAGGAGCGCCTTTGCGCGCGCTTCGGCCTGAAGCGCGCGCTGATCGCGGCCGACCGGGCAGACGCCGAAGCGCAGCGCGACGACGTTGCCCTGGTGGTGGCGGACTATCTCGACCGCGAGCTCTTCACCGGCGCGACCGTCGCCGTCGGGATGGGTCGCAACGTCGCGGCCGTTGCCGACACGCGGGGGCGCCCGGCGGTGGAAAGCGCGGTCTTCGTGTGTGCGACGGGGGGCGCGCATCGCGCCGGCGAGCCCGGCAATGCCGACCATATCTGCCGCAAACTGGCGCGCCGCTTCGGCGGCACGCCGGAAACGCTCTATGCCCCGGCCTATGTGCCGGACGCGGCACTGCGCGACGCGCTGCTGCGCAACCAGACGGTTCGCCGTACGCTGGATGTCGCCCGCTCGGCCGACTTCGCTCTGATCGGCATCGGCGATCTCGGCGAGGAAAGCCACATGGTGCGCATGGGCTGGTTCAAGCGCGACGAGATCCTGGCCGCGCGCGCCGCCGGCGTGGTGGGCGATCTCATGGGCTACGACTTCTTCGATCTCGAAGGGCGCGAGCGCAACGAAATCCTCGGCGGCCGGGTCATCGGCCTTCGGCTGGAGGAAATGCGCGCCATCCCCAATGTCGTGGCGATCGCCTCCGAGCCGACGAAGACCGTGGCGATCCTCGCAGCTCTGCGCACGGGGATCATCGGCGTCCTCGCGACCTCGCTCGTCAATGCGCAGAGCATCCTGGCGCTGGACGAGGCGACCCGCCTTGCAACCCAGAAGGCGCCTTGA